The Bacteroides fragilis NCTC 9343 genome includes the window AGAGCGGGAAGGCGACCAGCTCGTTGGTCTTGAGGTTGCGGCTGACAAGGGCTTCGACCTGCTCGCCCGCCCGGTTGGTGACAGTCGCCGGGTGTCCCATGTTGCCCGTCTGCCGGAGCACCTGCTTGTCGGAGTCGGTGATGTCGTAGCCGAAGAACTGCTTCTGCATCTTCTCCGGGTCGAGGATGCCGTGGCTGCACACGGTCAGCCTGCCGTCCGTGCCGGGCTTGAGCGAGAGCTGGCTGTCGTTGCTGTGCGAGATGCCGTCGAAGTGGAAATGCACCCGGACGGTCTTGTCAGTCTGGAAGCCCCGTAGCATCTGGTCGAGCATCCCGTTGCCCTCGATCTGCTCCCGCTGCACGCCGAGGGCGGCGAGGCTGTTCCAGTCGATGTCCTCCGGGCGGTACTTGTACTGCGGGTTCTGTTCGGTCTGCCCGGCGGACTGCTGCGGCGCACCCTCCGGCTGTTGCTGCTGCCCGGCTTGGGTCTGCTGCTGCGCCTGCACGGGCGGCTGCACCTCGTACTGCGCAACGAGCGGCTCGCCCGTCTTGACGGACTGGCTCTCCCGTTGCCGGAAATCGGCGGCTACCCGCTGCACCTCCTCTTCCGGCACACGGAAGAAGTGGAAGCGGGTCGGGTCTTTCAACTGGTTCCAGAGGTTGGAAAAGAAATTCGAAAACATATCGCCGTGGCGATCCACCCGCAGGAGGTCGTTGTTGTCCTCCAAGGGATTCTTGGTCTGTAACTCGCCGTCCTTTACTCCGCTGACGGCTTGGAGCGTGCCTTTCTCGTCCATGACGAGCAGGATGTCCATCAACTGCTGGCTGCTGTCCGGTCGTTCGTCCATAATCTAATGTTTTTAAATGGTGAATACTATTGGTTCTCAAACGAAACCGGGCGTAAATATAGAGGGAGAAACACGGGGAACGTGCAACTCCGGGGCGGGCTGTCCGCACTTGTCGTCCGGTTCGCAGGTTTGTCGCAGCCCTTTCCTGTGAAAAATACCAAAAAATCATGCCCCGCACGCATTTTTCTCCTCCGGGAAACGGCGATAATTCGTTGTTTTCTCTATATTTGTAAAATATGGGTAATGAGGGACACGGTCTGTCATTGCCACCCATGCGATGCGTATGAAAGTCTATCAGAGCAAACCGAGAATAACGCTTTCACCTGCCATCCGTGACGGGCAGAAATACGTGGAAGTGGAGTTCGACGAGGACGATGCCATCCGGCTGTCGCTGTCGAAAGAGAAGGGTGTGCGGTTCGAGGGCGACAGAGCCTACCTGCCGGAAGAAGGCTTCGACCTGTCCGGCTTTTTCGACCGCCATGTGGAAACGGCGTATATCAATTACTCCGCCCTGAAAAACACCTTGCCCAAGAAAAACGGGAAAACCAGCCCCGCCATCCCGCCCGGCTATGCCGAAACGCTGCGGCAACTGCGGTACAGCGAGCATACCGTCCGTGCGTACACTGCCTATTTCAGGGAGTTCCAGCAATACTTTGCGGGAAGAAACCTCCGCTACATCCGACCGGAAGAAATCAACGCCTACATCGTACACCTGATTGACACACGGGGGATCTCGTCGTGCCAACAGAACTTGCGCATCAACTCGATC containing:
- a CDS encoding DUF4099 domain-containing protein → MDERPDSSQQLMDILLVMDEKGTLQAVSGVKDGELQTKNPLEDNNDLLRVDRHGDMFSNFFSNLWNQLKDPTRFHFFRVPEEEVQRVAADFRQRESQSVKTGEPLVAQYEVQPPVQAQQQTQAGQQQQPEGAPQQSAGQTEQNPQYKYRPEDIDWNSLAALGVQREQIEGNGMLDQMLRGFQTDKTVRVHFHFDGISHSNDSQLSLKPGTDGRLTVCSHGILDPEKMQKQFFGYDITDSDKQVLRQTGNMGHPATVTNRAGEQVEALVSRNLKTNELVAFPLSKVNIPAEKNGHTFTPDEIARLKQGEAVVCQFLSRAKEGEQPKLYPAPVQFSAAKMQIEFLFGDRGRLAMDAYKANLKQTANQEVPKTFRKQELTEKSRLELEAGGTVKVSGLVDKKGKAYQGYITWKPGEKPAFMFPKDYKAALEEGRVKPAVENEVQVAVNSEGKTVEATRNLKEALQSAQQRPTGEQKQQQERRQEQKEDRKQEQKQEQPDKPKRSRGVRR